From Carassius auratus strain Wakin chromosome 22, ASM336829v1, whole genome shotgun sequence, a single genomic window includes:
- the LOC113040500 gene encoding uncharacterized protein LOC113040500 — protein sequence MQTTDIVELLSDSSRGAGGNYTVSSAALNHTGVYVCRAERGIPAYNTITSNKQLICVTAGVILESAVHPVTEGETLTLRCLDQNTSSPKLRADFYKDGSLIQNQTTEMIISTVSKSDEGFYSCKLPERGESPKSWISVTVSSRRSGFDDLSPVGVTAGLIFFIIVFFVFLWRYRNNKGGRSESLSRVSQQQNSSQTSEQNQSEAGNITLMSDIVSGTTDVTYAEIELKPTEKQKENKGKTSESSDTVYSKLNLETHQDAGSSDVTYAQIK from the exons ATGCAGACTACAGATATCGTTGAGCtgctctcagacagcagcagaggagctggaggaaaCTACACTGTCAGTTCTGCTGCTCTAAATCACACAGGAGTTTATGtgtgcagagcagagagaggaatACCAGCCTATAACACAATCACCAGCAACAAACAGTTAATATGTGTCACTG ctggtgtgattctggagagtgCTGTTCATCCTGTGACTGAAGGAGAAACTCTGACTCTACGCTGTTTAGATCAAAATACATCCTCACCAAAGCTCAGAGCTGATTTCTATAAAGATGGGTCACTCATCCAGAATCAAACTACAGAGATGATCATCTCTACTGTCTCAAAGTCAGACGAGGGTTTCTACTCCTGCAAACTCCCAGAGAGAGGAGAGTCACCCAAGAGCTGGATCTCAGTCACAG TTTCTTCCAGAAGATCAGGATTTGATGATCTCAGTCCAGTTGGAGTTACTGCTGGACTCATAtttttcatcattgtcttctttgtctttctgtggcGTTACAGAAACAACAAAG GTGGAAGATCTGAGTCTCTCTCTCGTGTCAGTCAACAGCAGAACAGCAGTCAGACATCAGAGCAGAACCAGAGTGAAGCGGGAAATATAACACTCATGTCTG ACATTGTAAGTGGAACTACAGACGTCACCTATGCTGAAATCGAACTCAAACctacagagaaacagaaagaaaacaaag GTAAAACCAGTGAAAGTTCTGACACTGTTTACTCTAAACTGAACCTGGAAACCCATCAAG ATGCTGGATCTAGTGATGTGACATATGCTCAGATTAAATAA